The following DNA comes from Heliangelus exortis chromosome 2, bHelExo1.hap1, whole genome shotgun sequence.
TTTGCACTTTCCACggatgctgcttctcctgtcTCCAGTGTCATTCCCTCCTGCTTGGCTTTGCTTGAGACAATACTGATTTTACGGATattgctgctgctcacagagCTTTGGCTGTTCCCTAGAGATTCCTTGAACAGCCCTGAAAGCCCAGCAATGTCTGACTCAGACTTGAGACTCGAGACAGAATAAAGGACTTTCTTGATGGCCTCCTCAATGTCTGCAAGCCTGGCAAGGGTCTGCTCCTTCAGGTGAACGATCTCAGCACTTGCTCGTTCCAGGTCCCCAAATGCCAGCTCCACGGAGGAGACACTGTCACTGTCCTCTTTTCCCAATGTCTCAGCCCTGTTGGCCTGGTGGGCCTTTTGACGAAGAACCCACTCAGGGACCTTCTCAAAGAAGCTCTTCAGAGCTTTCATGTCCATTTTACTTGTCTCCTCCTCAAACTCCCTCACCCGAGCCAAGATCTCTTGCAGCTCCTCCTGTCTCCTGAGGTTCTCAAAGATCTCCATGGCCTCCTTGGCATTGTCTTTCATGATCTCCTCTTTGTGTACTGACAGCCTCTTCCGACGCtcatcttctgtttctctcttgtttttttctctcataacAACTTCTGGCTTCTCCTGGGCAGGtgcctctgccttcccatcAGGACATTTCAATTGCTCACTATTcacctgctttttctcttcatagGAGTTCACTGACTGCTGATGGAAGGACATTGAGTGACACGTTTGCCTCCTCTCACTCACCTGCTGCACGACTCTCTGACTATCCCACAATCCATAAGAATTAGACAcactttctctttccatcttGGATGAGGCATTTTGTTCAATGTAATCTCTTTTGGGGGGAATGGAGTGACCCACAGGGGAGGTGCTTGGCTCGGTCTGTCCTGGCACATTGTGTGTCTGTGCTCTAGCAGGACAGGATGGATGCACTGCTGATGAGCACCTGCTCTCATCTTGGCACATCTCTATATGCTTCTGAACCACCCCACCCGGGCATctccttggagctgctgcttttccatttgTCATTCCCTGCTCAGCTTCAAAACCAAGAGCTccatttttcattgtctttgaAGTCTTGGTGCTGTCTGATTCCACCCTTCCTTGTCCTCCTTTGCTGGCCTTGTACCTTTCCTCTGCCATTTGAAGAGGAGTTTTGGCAGTGGTTTTTGGTGGCTTTTGCTCAGGGCTCATACCCTGAGCTGTGACAGACTTGTTCACCGATGACTCCAAAGTGCAGTGTTTTTCCTGGAACTCCTCATGGACTGATTGCTCACGTACTTCCatgcagctccttcccagctcaGGAAGGGGAGGATTTGGCTTGCAGATGTCCCTCAGGCCCACAGGTTTTGGAGGCAAGGGGGGAGGGGTGGGTTTGGTTGGTCTGCTTGTGCTATTACTTGCAGAGGCAGAATATATCCCGTGTAAGAGATGTTCAGGTTTTGGAGGAGGAACAGGTTTTTTCTTGGGTGGAGCaataatttctggttttggagGAATCCTGGGCTTCTCTGCAGAGTTCTGATCGCCGGGTTGGGAGGGcagagaagggggggaaagaagaggggTCTGGAGTGGTGCAGAACATCCTGGGGCTTCATCTTTGCTGGTTGGTAGTGGAAGGGCACATTCTCCTGTTGGTTTAGTTGTGGGTGAGCAATGCTCTGCTTTCATCACAGCAactgagggaggaggaggaaagtcATTATCAGCCTGCGACCCCGAAGCCACTACAGCAGTTTGGTTACTAACGACTTGagtctcatttttctttttacacacCGAGTAGGACTGCCCTGCATTTCTGTAAATCATAGCAGCTTTAAAGTCCCCTCTGGAGACATTAACGTTAGACTTTTCCAGTGACTGAAGAGTGGCTTTTAAATTACCTCTGACAACATCCTCCTTTTCTACCAGGCGCTGTTCTGTGGCGGCACTTTGCAGTGCTCTGAGAGCTGTCTGTACATCCCCTCTGACAATAACATCTCTTTCTTCTTGCACTGATTGCTGCTCTTTGTAACCAGACTCAACCAAAGGGTTTACATAGGTTGTCACGGGTGTGGCAGTATAAAGGCCATCCTTAACGCTAAAATCTCTACCGGGCACAGCTGGGCTTTCCTGGCTCAATAGTTGTCCTCCCTGTACTTCCTCGGAAGCACTGACCTTTTTGTGTGATGTTATGCTCTTCTGAGACATGCTTGTGTGGGTCTTAGATGTCTCCTGGACTCTAGTGGTGGTGGTCCTGATGGCAGTGCTGGTGCTCTCCCGTGGGGCAGGTGCAGAGTCTTGTTGATGTACGGTGGATTGAAGGGTCACTGTCCCCTTtgtgctggctgcctgctgcctgcaggccaTGTGGACCTCCTCCCTGTTCCTCTGTAGCTTGTTCTGGACATGGTGTTGAATGttctttgcttctgctgttgcTAGCCTCAGGCTTTGCATTGCAGCCTGAAGATCAGTCCCGAGGGCCTTTTCTTCCGGCTGCATCTGACTGCTTTCCCCAGCAACCCCACTGCACTGTTTCCCAGCCACTTCCTCCCTCTGAGCCATCACTTGGGTTGGGAATGTGCCTTGTGTCATAGCTTGGCATTCCACCAAACTGGCAGCTGTGGCTTCTTCTTTCTCTACCTTCTTGCTGACCTCCGAAACCCTTTGGATTGACTTTTTAGTCACTTTGAGCCCTCCTGgcagaatttcttccttccccatcACTGTGGGCAAAGGCTTCTCAAGACATTGCTCAGTGGTGCCTGTCACCCCTGCTGCATGCATGGCCTCTCTCTCTAAGGTCCCCTCGTTGCCCAGACTTTCACATGCAAACACCCTTTTTGCTCTCTCCATAGTCCCTGTCTCGCCCTCTGCAATGAATCTCTCGATTTGTTCATTATTGGGTAAGATATGGATCTTAGCCCCCTGCACAACCCCTGGGGCACCCTCCTCTGCCCCCTGCTCTGCTTGGGAAGAGATGAGAGATTGTATCTCTGACTCCTGCTGGAGATTCTTCAGGTAATTTAGATCTCCCTTCTCAATGCAGCTCGCAAAAAGCTGGACATTTCCCTTCTCATTGTCCTCACGTTTAAcggttgctgctgctttctgctcctgaGAAGAAGCCAAGAGGTTTCCTATCGTTGACTTCACATCCCCCTTCACAACTTTCTGCTGGACAGAATGGAATAGGAGGGAGTAGAGAGTCATCTTCATCGATCCTGACCTTGTCTCTTGTAAGACCATCCCCTTTTTAATGGAAGCGTCTTGGCTGAGGAGACCCTGCAAGGCCTTAGCTACATTTCCACTCAAGTCCTCTTTGCCTTTAACAGCTTCACTCTGgtccaggagctgcagtgggCTTACTTTGATATTGCCCTCTCTGTCCTCCTCCACCAGCACACTCTGTGCATCCACGTTGGTtctgtgcaggagctgcagcatgaTCCTTTGCAAGTGGCCTCCCACAATCTCCTCTTTCAGGATCTCTGGAGCACCTGGGCTGTCGAGCTGGTACTTCACCATCTTAACACTCTCCATATCATTGGCTTCAATGAGAATCCCATCATGCTGAATAGCCTGGCAAGTGCAGAGTGTCTCTAAAGTCTCCTTCATTGTCctttctttcagttctgtttctATGCTACCTTCAGAAGCACTAAGTTTATCCAAGGGTGTGCTCTCAAAGAGCCACGTTGTACTTTTCACATCAGCGTGAGGGATCACTTCTTGAGCCCCCGTGCTGGCTGTCACCTCTGGGTCCTTCAGGGTGTCCATTGGCTGGGTTTCAAACAACCAGGTGCAGCGTTTTACGTCCCCTTTCTGGCTGTCCTCTCTCTGCACTGTACTGATGGATGAGCCTCTCTCTGCGTCCCCATACAGGGAATCTACAGGCTGGTTCTCAAAAAGCCAAGTGGATGTCCTCACATCACCCCTCTGAACATCACTGACGCTGACCATCCTCACATACTTCTTCTGGCCCACTTGCTGGGACTCAAAGAGCTGCTTGTTGGACTGAACATCTCCCTTCTGCACATCATCTACTGTTCTGGGCACAGACATCTTTCCCGCTGAGAAGGAGTCAAGAGGTTCTGTCTCAAACTTCCACCGAGCAGCCTGGACATCTCCTTTTGTGATGTCTTCTTGAGTAACAGCCCTAATCACGAAcacttcttcttccttcttgaTCTGATCCAGTGGCTTAGTTTCAAACAACCACCGGGCTCCTTTCATTTCACCTTTcatgatttcttctttctgcacTGAGGTGACCTCGTGGTATCTCCCCTCTTTGTCCTGGATAGCATATAAAGGTTGGTTTTCAAAGAGCATAGTGCAAGACTTGACATTAGCTTTGCTCATGGTGTCTTTTTGGATCTTCTGGAGCTCTGTCTCATCCACTTCATCATGGATCTGGTCAAGGGAATAGGTCTCAAATACAAATCTTTtgcctccagcatctccccccTTCATATCCTTCTCTGGAGGGATTTCCTGGATGCCCTCAGAGCTGTCTTTCAGGGAGTCCATGGGGTAGTTCTCAAAGAGCCAAGTGAACTTGTGCACGGATCCAGCTTCAATTGTCCCATCATCCTTCTGGGATGCTGGTTTGGTGGCTGTATCCAAGGGCTTAGCTTCAAAGAACTCCTTGACTCTAGACACTTCCCCAGACTGTATCTCCACACGGCTGGAATACCGTATGGTTTTCTTTCGGTCAGTTTCACCAACAACACTGCTGCCCAAGGGTTCAGTCTCAAAAAGGTGCCTGACAGTTTTGACATCaactccctgcagctcctcctgacTGTATGCCTTGCTGACTTGTAAATACTGCTCCTCCTCACCTTTCAGGGAGTCCAGAGGCTGAGTCTCAAACATCCATGTGTATGACTTCACATCAGCTTGAGGCACACtgccatcctcctcctgcttcttttcAACCTTCTCATACAGGGTGTGGATGGGCTGGGTCTCAAAAAGCCACCTGCAGGTTTTCACATCTCCCTTCTGGGAGATCTCCCTCTTCACCGTGGGGGGCTCCTCACCTTCCATGGCTTGGTGATGAATGACATCCATGGGCTGAGTTTCAAAAAGCCACTTGGCTGTTCTGACATCACCAGCCACCACCTCTTGTTTTGTGATCCCCCGTATTATATCCACCTTCTTGGTGCTTTCGTCAAACTGGTCCAGGGGCCTGGTTTCAAACATCCATTTGTAGTTCTTCACATCACCACTGATGATTTGCTCTCTGCTTACAGAGGTGACTTCGTGGAAATTGCCAAAGCTATCCTTGATGGCATACAGAGGTGTTGTCTCAAACAGGATTTGGTTGGCTTTGACGTTGCCAGCTGGgatcttctcctcttctttggTGACAGGCTCAGCATCAGCCTGCTTAATGCTGTCTAAGGGGAGAGTCTCAAACAGGGTCTTGAAAGACTTCACATCTCCTTTCACTACCTCTTCCATGCTGGTggtttcagtttcttcttcaaATGCCTTGGAGATGCTTCCAAGGGAACAGGTCTCAAAGAcatgttttctctgcttcacatctcccttctcctctgctgaaAGCTCCAATTTCTGTAAACGCCCCACTTCAAAATTCTCTTTCAGAGTTTCCATTGGCTGAGTTTCAAATAGCCAGAGTGTAGATTTCACGTCACCTCCAATAACCTGTTCTTTAGCTACGACACTTTCTGAAGCTTCTCCTTTCAGAGAATCAAGAGTCTGAGTCTCAAAGAGCATTCGCTGCTTACTGACATCTGCCCCTGTGACAAAATCTGTTGAAGCCTTGAAATCCTGTTCCTCAACTGTGATTTCTTTGATGGCATCCAGAGGCTGAGTTTCAAATATCCACCTTGCTCCACTGACATCTGGCCTTCCAATGTCTTCCAGTGAAATTCCACGGATTATTTGCACTTTGGAAGTGTCCTTGTTGATGGTATCCAGGGGCTGAGTCTCAAACAGCCAGCGAGCTGTTCTGACTGCATTACTCTGAATTTCCTCCCGGCAGACAGACTTGATTTCATGGATGTTCCCAGTTTTGTCTCTGATGGCACAGAGAGGCTCTGTTTGGAATAGCCTGATGGTCTTCTTCACATCACCTTTTAGCTCCTGGATTTCTGACTTGAGTTGTAGGATGCTCTTCTCCTCCACCGAGCAGCAGCGTCCTATGGCATCCAAGGACTGTGCTTCAAAGAGCTGCCTGGCACCTTTcacatcacctccctggacaggcTCCTTGAGAACTGCCTCCTGGACTTCTGTGTCATCTGAATACCTTTTGTTTAATAAGTCCAGTGGTTGGGTTTCAAACAGCCACCGAGCAGTATGGACATCCCCTCTGGCAAGGTCTGTTTCTGATACCTTAGATGATGTTGACAAACTGTCCCCATTGATTGCCTGATTTTCAAACATCAGGGAAGTACTTTTCACATCCCCACCAGGAATGATCTCTTCTTCTGCCAGCTTCTTTGTGGCTTGATGGTCCCCGATGGAGTCAAGTGCCCAGTTCTCAAAGATCCAGCGCATGGACTGAACCTCTCCTGGAAGGACTTTGTCCAAGTTCACAGATGCCTGTGCACTGAGATCTTCAGTATTGAGCATTTCTGCCAGGTCCTCAGTCACAGCTTCTTCCAAATTCTTCCTGAGCTCAGGATGCATGTGTCTGTAGAGCCTCTTCAGCTCGTTCACTTGACGTTGCTGGTAGAACTTGGAGAAAGCTTGCTTTGGAGGAGGCACAGGGAGCAGGTTGAGATCCTGGCTCCCTGGAGTGATGGCCTGGATTGAGCCaagggcaggagggggaggTAGGTCGTCCTCCATTTTCTTGATGGCACCATTAGATGATTTCTGAGCTTCTGACATCTTTAGGGAAACAGTTTTAAACGTCAGCATCACCTCTCACCCCCAACCCCGTGGCTGTTAATAGCAAGAATGGCAAAGGGAAAAGGCAGCCAAGAAGGCAAATCCATGCACCTACTGAGCTCCATACCTTTGGTTCAGTAGCACAACAGCACTCCAAAGCATCACACCAGGCTTGGGGTTAGCTCTGCTTCCACATCAATGCACTCTAAAGCAAGGTCTCTAATCCAGGCATGTGGGGTGGTTACTCTACAGTCCCCAGGGTTCGGTCCAGCTACAGCATAACAGGGGTGCCCAGTTTGGACTGTGACAAAAGAGGGGGACCACAAGAATAATGTGAAGAAGGCTGTCTTTGGAGTAGCAAGCTAAAAATTTACTTCTCCTTTTTGCTCCCAAGTATCCAGGGCAGTGTGAGGACCTGTGGAGAGTCTGAGAATATAGGATATGGTGCAGGAGAAAGCCAAGGTGCTGTTTCTGAAGAGTCCTCTAGAATAAAGTGGGCAGAGGGAACTAAATCAAAAGCCTCAAACAGATTTGATGAGGACAGCCTCATCAAATTCTGGGGCAGTGAGGGGCTTTTGGTAGCACCATGGGCTACCCATCTCACAGGAATGAGGGACATTTGTCTGATTAACAAAGTTTTCTGTTGGACTCACAGGTGTACCCCATGTCATCCTCTACATAAGAATAGATGCACAGCACCTTTGGAGACCTAAATAAAGTGCTTTTGACTTGCAGACTTGTACAGGCATGAGGCTGACTAAGTTCTACAAAATGCTGGCATTAGCAGCCCAAATTCTGGTCtctttcaggaggaaaaaacaaggcTGAAACACCAGAGATTTGGATAACACCTGAAGATGGAGCCCACCAAAAATTAGATCTGTTGACATTCCGTTGGCCTGACCTCAGCCTGAATTCACTGCAGGGTTGGTACAGCCCTGATGCGATGGACCATGGTTGTTCAGCCTACTCTGGAGCCtcactttctgtatttttttttttcctcctcagttgGGAGGCCTGGGTGCCAACTGCTGCATGGAAATACCTGCGACCTGCTCTGGCTCAGAATTTATCCAGAGGTAAGGTAGCTGAGGCTGATAATCATTATCTAACGGGGACTGTAATCCTGGTGGCTTTCCTTTCTGTAAACAGATCTGCTGACCCTTGGCATGCCTGTGGGGTTACGTCTGCAGAGTTATGCCAGGAATATTATTAGTTGTTGCTCAAAGCAATGGCGTGTGGTGTTATTTCACTCTGTTACACACAGATTGTTCTGGCTAAAAATAAGTATTGAacattagtaaaaaaaaaaaaagcaaaacccaaagcaacaaaacactCCAGAATACCGAAATCGGTGTATTTTGCAGCATGTGTAAAAGGAAGATCTTCAAACATGAGCCAACAAATTTTGAATGcattttgaaagtatttttgggtttgtttgtttgttggtttgttttttttttgatctgtgAAGAACTTGTAAAGGTGGGGAAGGGCAACCAAGCAGCTGATAGCTATATTCAGAACAAGAGCGCTCCTCACTGCCTTGTGTGGGTATTTAAATCACACTCCACCACAGTCCACAAACACTTGGTTAGATAACAGTGCTTATCTTGAATATTTCctaccttgatttttttctgtctgtaagGAGAGTGAATGGAGTTGTCCTTCACAGTAATCTGGAAAAGACACGAAGAGAAATGACATCAAACTTCACAGGAAGATGTGTTaactatacatatatatatttatatctgaGTGTCAGCTAGAGACCTGGCAGTCATTACaagtgaggggttttttttttggttcactGGCAGCTCTGTACAGCTGCAAAACCCAATCTTATTCCAGGTcagtcagaaatatttttttccaaaagtcaAGAAAAAGTTTCCAAAAGTCCCAGTCAACAAACAAATCCTCAGACACATTTGCTTTAGAGCTgggggaaaaccaaaacaagcacTGATTTCTCCCAAGTTTGATTTAGCCTATATATTGGTATTACttccaatattttaaaaattaaaactgatcTACATTTGTAATCACATTATGGTCTatgtaattaattattttgaaattgtgtttattttatttacttttttttttccttagactTCTAACTACTTCCAACTACTTCTTGTAGTTTTCCAATCACAAtctccacttttttcttttcatttgggATTGCTGAAGTTTGGACTCTTCCACCACAGAGCCCTGGTACATGCTTGAAAGACTGAGAAGCATCAAGTTGTACCAGGGTAGGTctaggttggatattaggaacaatttcttcactgatagggttgtcaggccctgcCCAGGTCAgtagtggagtcaccatccctggagggatttaaaagctgtgtagatatggtgctgagggacatggtttagtggtggccttggcagtgctgggttaatggctGGACCTGCTGAtctaaaaggtcttttccaaccaaaccaaTTCTATGAATTTCCGATTCTATTTATTTCCGTATCAGCACCGCCGATAACATTGACGGAGTATTTGCCAAAGGACGAGGGAAAGCTGCTCATTTTTGGAAAACCCAGCACTCACTGTGTTTCACCAGGCTTACAAAAGCAGACATGTTCTCTCTCACCCTCTTACAACCACTTACTGGGACGGGACATTGTTGGGATGCCGCTGGTGATTTGCGAGGGGGAGGATGATGCTTACCGGCTGTGCGGGGCTGCCGGCGTCAGCAGCAGCTGTCTGGGAGAGATAGAGAGCAGACAGCTCCTTCACGGAGGGTGCAGAGGACCTCCCTCCTCCTTGGTGAAGTATGTGGCTTCTCTTGTCTGATATGTCTAAAAATGACCGCGTCCTCTCATCTGAAACAGGGACAGACGTGTGGGGTGAGCTCCGTGCCAAAGACGTGGGGACACGGCCAGCCCGGAGTGTCAGCATCCCTGCTGAGGGCACCTCAGCCATCTGCACAGCCCCCTGaccctgctccccctcccccccccaaatttaACATGATGGCCTTTTGATTCAGGGGAAAACATGGACATTTCCACCTCTTTCATGGATAAAATGGGCTTTGGGATTGGATTGAAGTAATGTGTTGGGCAGCGACCTGATGCCACCATCCTGCTGGAGGGGCACAGAGCCCACATCTGTCCTTGCTCTCCTGGACAAGGCCATCACCAAACAAGTTGGAGGACCTCGAGGAGCTCCTTGTGTTCAGCTTGAACTAGTTTCCACTTTTCTTGCTCCATGGTTACATTGCTCTCCCATCAATGTGCCTGAAATCCGTGTGGCTTTATCTGCCCCCTGGgaacaaagaaattaagaagGTACAAGACTTTCCTGGAGACATGGCAGGGAGCCTTTGGCACAGCCAGGGGACCAAACCCTGCTCTTTGTTTAGAGATCTGATATTTTGAGCCACACCAAGGGCATAGGTGTGGCATAGGTGTCCCATAGGGCACCTGCTGGGGCCCAGCAAGGCATTGCTGAAATATTCCAGATATTAAGTGTCCCTACTACCTTTGCTTAGATGCTTCCCATGGAGATGACTACAGCTGAGGATGTCCCTATTAGGTTCATGGCTACTTGAGGGGGAGATGATCTATTGGCCAGACCTCCTGAGAGGTTCACAGAAGGATGGGTACTTGAAGCAGTCACTTTTGGACACATAGTGGTCCCTCATTCCCCCTTGTTGTACTCCCTCCCTCTTGGTCTTCATCCCCCTAAGCAGTGGGGGCTTCCCCTCCCCCTGAGGATGGGAGCTGTGTCCATTGCCAGAGAGAGGATCATATCAAAATCTAATGGCTCTGAAGTAGATGGCTTCACTTCTCAAAGAAATTCCAAATTCTAgctaagaattttctttttgcatttatcTGCTGGGTGTCAGCAGGATGGCCCtctccacctccccccccaaaaaaagattCATAGAGCTTTACACCTATAGGATGCATCCCAGTCCTCCAGGTTAATCAGGGCTGTGATTTCTCTGTTACCACTGTAAAAACACGAGAAGGTTCTCCTTTAATCTGCAGGCTTGCACTGCTGCATTTGGGTTTAGTGTGGTATTTGCAATGCTTTCTGTTTGAACAATGGGCTCTCTCTCCACAAATCCAGTGATTGCACAGCCAGGAAAGGGCTGATGTACTTTTTAATACGTGCACATTAGAAGCACTGCAGCAGTTCTGGCATTCTTTGCCCTCCCAGCTCAGTCCCCAAAATCACAAGATttggtaaataaaaatgttaaagactcctttctctgttttctggaTTATGAGTTcagattttcctgttttcctcttaaatgctgaaggcaatttcctctgctttttttttttttattttaaaaaaatttttttaaatttttttttaattttttttcttctaaaataccAGCTAATTTCATCCACTCGTAGGATTCCAGGAGCTAGTGCTTCAAATGAAAGAAGAGTTCCTAAAGGGACACACAGGCACCAAAAAGCCACTGAAATAAGAGCAGAGGGACCCCAGTCACCTTGTCAGACATTGGCCAGTGTGCTGCTGGAAGGTGCCAAAccccaagattttttttgtccttggttccagctgctcctgcagatgCACAGGCATTTTGAGGCTGGATCCATGAGGAAACAGCTGGATGCAAAAGGGATTTAGCTGTCCAGTTCTGCCAGAGGTCACTGGGACACCAggggaggaaacagaaaaagatagctccttaatgtttttcttttcctttttttttttttttttttttttctaagtttacATGCAAATATGGGACCTCTGTCCCTGATTTCTGATGTCCACAGCTTAAACACTGAGTCAGAATAAATTATCCATGTACAACCAGTGGAGGCAGTGGAAACCCTGGAGCAGGTTTGTGATTTGGTGCAGCTTGAGATAGTCTGCAAGGCTGTAAGACAAACCACCCTCTGATTGCATCAGTTTTTCCCCACTCTGCTCAAAAGACCCCAGATATTGACTAGATGCCTGGCTTTTTGAGATGAACATCATCCTGGAAATGGGGAGGAGAAGGTAAAGGCATGGCTGGGACAGATTTTACAGGAACCTCTGCTGATAGCTGCTCACACAAgcccctctctcttcctcctgcaATGGGCTTCTCCCTCCAATTGGAGGTTAGAGGGACAAATTTGAAGGACTACAATccctaaaaaggaaaaaaatgaagtaattgCCAGCAAGGGTACCTTGGATTTCATGGTCTTTCCTTATTATGGCTGCACCCTGTGAGAAAAACACTGAAGCATGGGCTGAGATAACTGCAGAGAACTTTGAAGACAGCTTTGAAAAATTTTGTCTGGGAATCTCTTTTCTCCTACATTTCTGGCTTACTCACTGGAAAGGCAAAAGGGGTCCAAGCAGtctggaaaaaacaaccaaaaaactttcttctttGCAAGGTAATGAGACATTCCCAAGCCTCCCAGGAAGAGCAATGAAAAGAGCTGGGGAGAGTCACCCTTGATAGCTTTACAgcagaaagaaacccaaacagAGCTTTGCAGCCTTTCTGCTTGGGAAAATGAACAcgtgaaaatgaaaaagtccTTGGCAAGGGCATGGCCACACTgaaaaaactcttaaaaaaaccctctga
Coding sequences within:
- the XIRP1 gene encoding xin actin-binding repeat-containing protein 1 isoform X1, producing MEKSEKLRPSQSFPLLCHSLRSSPEQSRTVPLRKCVSVAELVARYQSILDCESNMSKQGHPKLMERRYLSQNNASPTGKKHALSQSHCSDMSWSRSMEDLIIPNINSPTRSLKGLPASLDTAKATQLCRTLHLAPLKTPSPDGILKKREVNARTMTTIQPLLLDTKPHKASPFPSSLQSIQRKARWSPATIKWKESSPKEGKVSQDRQGIISSVPDSAMGRSYERTRSFLDISDKRSHILHQGGGRSSAPSVKELSALYLSQTAAADAGSPAQPITVKDNSIHSPYRQKKIKMSEAQKSSNGAIKKMEDDLPPPPALGSIQAITPGSQDLNLLPVPPPKQAFSKFYQQRQVNELKRLYRHMHPELRKNLEEAVTEDLAEMLNTEDLSAQASVNLDKVLPGEVQSMRWIFENWALDSIGDHQATKKLAEEEIIPGGDVKSTSLMFENQAINGDSLSTSSKVSETDLARGDVHTARWLFETQPLDLLNKRYSDDTEVQEAVLKEPVQGGDVKGARQLFEAQSLDAIGRCCSVEEKSILQLKSEIQELKGDVKKTIRLFQTEPLCAIRDKTGNIHEIKSVCREEIQSNAVRTARWLFETQPLDTINKDTSKVQIIRGISLEDIGRPDVSGARWIFETQPLDAIKEITVEEQDFKASTDFVTGADVSKQRMLFETQTLDSLKGEASESVVAKEQVIGGDVKSTLWLFETQPMETLKENFEVGRLQKLELSAEEKGDVKQRKHVFETCSLGSISKAFEEETETTSMEEVVKGDVKSFKTLFETLPLDSIKQADAEPVTKEEEKIPAGNVKANQILFETTPLYAIKDSFGNFHEVTSVSREQIISGDVKNYKWMFETRPLDQFDESTKKVDIIRGITKQEVVAGDVRTAKWLFETQPMDVIHHQAMEGEEPPTVKREISQKGDVKTCRWLFETQPIHTLYEKVEKKQEEDGSVPQADVKSYTWMFETQPLDSLKGEEEQYLQVSKAYSQEELQGVDVKTVRHLFETEPLGSSVVGETDRKKTIRYSSRVEIQSGEVSRVKEFFEAKPLDTATKPASQKDDGTIEAGSVHKFTWLFENYPMDSLKDSSEGIQEIPPEKDMKGGDAGGKRFVFETYSLDQIHDEVDETELQKIQKDTMSKANVKSCTMLFENQPLYAIQDKEGRYHEVTSVQKEEIMKGEMKGARWLFETKPLDQIKKEEEVFVIRAVTQEDITKGDVQAARWKFETEPLDSFSAGKMSVPRTVDDVQKGDVQSNKQLFESQQVGQKKYVRMVSVSDVQRGDVRTSTWLFENQPVDSLYGDAERGSSISTVQREDSQKGDVKRCTWLFETQPMDTLKDPEVTASTGAQEVIPHADVKSTTWLFESTPLDKLSASEGSIETELKERTMKETLETLCTCQAIQHDGILIEANDMESVKMVKYQLDSPGAPEILKEEIVGGHLQRIMLQLLHRTNVDAQSVLVEEDREGNIKVSPLQLLDQSEAVKGKEDLSGNVAKALQGLLSQDASIKKGMVLQETRSGSMKMTLYSLLFHSVQQKVVKGDVKSTIGNLLASSQEQKAAATVKREDNEKGNVQLFASCIEKGDLNYLKNLQQESEIQSLISSQAEQGAEEGAPGVVQGAKIHILPNNEQIERFIAEGETGTMERAKRVFACESLGNEGTLEREAMHAAGVTGTTEQCLEKPLPTVMGKEEILPGGLKVTKKSIQRVSEVSKKVEKEEATAASLVECQAMTQGTFPTQVMAQREEVAGKQCSGVAGESSQMQPEEKALGTDLQAAMQSLRLATAEAKNIQHHVQNKLQRNREEVHMACRQQAASTKGTVTLQSTVHQQDSAPAPRESTSTAIRTTTTRVQETSKTHTSMSQKSITSHKKVSASEEVQGGQLLSQESPAVPGRDFSVKDGLYTATPVTTYVNPLVESGYKEQQSVQEERDVIVRGDVQTALRALQSAATEQRLVEKEDVVRGNLKATLQSLEKSNVNVSRGDFKAAMIYRNAGQSYSVCKKKNETQVVSNQTAVVASGSQADNDFPPPPSVAVMKAEHCSPTTKPTGECALPLPTSKDEAPGCSAPLQTPLLSPPSLPSQPGDQNSAEKPRIPPKPEIIAPPKKKPVPPPKPEHLLHGIYSASASNSTSRPTKPTPPPLPPKPVGLRDICKPNPPLPELGRSCMEVREQSVHEEFQEKHCTLESSVNKSVTAQGMSPEQKPPKTTAKTPLQMAEERYKASKGGQGRVESDSTKTSKTMKNGALGFEAEQGMTNGKAAAPRRCPGGVVQKHIEMCQDESRCSSAVHPSCPARAQTHNVPGQTEPSTSPVGHSIPPKRDYIEQNASSKMERESVSNSYGLWDSQRVVQQVSERRQTCHSMSFHQQSVNSYEEKKQVNSEQLKCPDGKAEAPAQEKPEVVMREKNKRETEDERRKRLSVHKEEIMKDNAKEAMEIFENLRRQEELQEILARVREFEEETSKMDMKALKSFFEKVPEWVLRQKAHQANRAETLGKEDSDSVSSVELAFGDLERASAEIVHLKEQTLARLADIEEAIKKVLYSVSSLKSESDIAGLSGLFKESLGNSQSSVSSSNIRKISIVSSKAKQEGMTLETGEAASVESAKVAEKAEAAKAELEVPRVVQSRVSSPSSPSYISIESAARKPTESPRTTHSPWDIPSSDCTDAPGKKNSFSQDTFSSFNHPSAGSAGHDTTSFEKRPEPNQSKVGLGSPKQNTLGNANHPMGEKERSPLDTSKGSCQCGMKGGFSDYRSLNTPSPQNPRRQKSILELQTGPDGSKLYGATRTVMEQYEEMDQFGNKIITSSTTVTKQSETQTASTCDVVSHPQYEVSASPVFRRYVKSQGEEFHTNGSFQEPGVVFVTFGNSKTKK